A window of Strigops habroptila isolate Jane chromosome 5, bStrHab1.2.pri, whole genome shotgun sequence genomic DNA:
tACAGCATAACCCATCACATCATGAGGTCAAATTAATGTACAGGCTTTCCTGAAATTGGATTATCTGAGCCACTGGCTTTTGTAGCATTTTCCAGACACTGTGAACACAAGACAGCATTTAATTTACCTACATGCAGGAATTTCTGCTCAATCCCAGTCTGGGGTGAAGCAGTTTGCACTACAGCCAGCACAAATTATCTAGAACCATTGCAAAAAGCAATCAGAGGAGATGAAAGGACTGACTTTTTATGCATGTGTCATTACTGAGAGTGTTGTGTCTGTGGCAGGGGAAAGACCAGAAACGTCAGGTCCTGACTGTCgaggtttaagcccagccggtaactcagcaccatgtAGCTGCTCACTCACAACCCCCAGGTGGTGATGGgcaggagaatcagaagaatgtaaaccccacgggttgagataagaacagtctgAAGTATAAGGACACtgaagtataatacaaaactactactcctaataataatgataatgataagggaaataacaaggggaaagaatataaaactaaaaggagaaaggaaaagaaaacaatagacaccagtgatgcacaatacaattgctcaccacccgctgacccATACCCggcctgacccgagcagtgatctgcccctTCCAgttaactccccccagtttatatactgggcatgacgtgctgtggtatggaatacccctttggccggtttgggtcaggtgtcctgtctctgctccctcccagcttcttgtgcccctcctcactggcagaccatgagagactgaaaagtccgtgatcagggtaagtgctactgagcaacaactgaaacatgggtgtgttatcagcattgttctcagactaaagccgaaacacagcactgcagcaactaggaaggagaaaaataactgttacagctgaagccaggacactGATGTTGATACCAGGACAGCACAGTGCAGGACAAATGACGGTGCCCAAGATTGGATAGTTCTCTGTGCTTCCTGCACTGCGAAGAGCTGCCCGGCAGCAGTTGTGTGCTtgaaagcacaaacaaaagGGTTTTTCAGCAAGGGGCGCAGCACAGGAAGCTGTGATCCCATCTCAGCTTTACCGTAAAAATtgcaggagagagcagggaCCAGAAAATGCAGGGGGGAAAGAGCGGGTCTGTAGTGCCAGTCTGTGTTGTGCGCCAGGCACTGAGCACCAGATGGAGCTAGGAGGTGGAATCCTGGCCAGGGGAGTGCTCGGGAGCGCTTGACCCAGATTCATTGTGTTACACTACCTTTAACACCACGGCAGACAAAATCTCTCCTTGGTCACACCACTGAGCCACCAGCAACACCGTTGTTGCTGTAGTTGTCTTTTCTGCCCATAGgtgagcaggaaggaaggaaggaagcatcCTGGCTGGAACAGGATGGAGGTCCTTAGTGTCATTTCCTTGCCTGTGATTCTCCCCTTTGTTTTCTAAGCTTCCTTCATATGTCGTCTGAGTGGCGTAGCCCATAGTATATTGAAAGGCTGATAATAAGACAGATGACATCTGTTTAGGTCACAGATAGGATTAATGCTTCTAAAGACTTAGAAGCTACAGCTTAGTTCTCTTATTATCTGAACACATTGGCCTTGTACATATGATGGCAGTCATCTCAAGACTCGGCACTTCCACAGCTTGAGAAAGATGGAAACCGGCTATCCAAGTGACTACAGCAAAGGATATGCACCATTCCTTTCACTGATGCAGACCAGCAGTAAAAGCCACAAGCAACCATGTGCTTTGTCTTGTGAAGGAGCTCCTGGAGGAAGACGCAACTCTGCAGCACTGGTTTTGCCCAGGACCGGGGTTCTGCTCCACGTTAAATGGATACACTCATTCCAGCTTGCAGAGGTGAAAAAGGACCACGCTCGTTTTTATTCTGGGCAGACTTTTTGGCTGCAAGTTTCTTTTTGAGTGAGAAAAGGAACTAAATTCTCACTAACCCACACATCACCCACAAAGCTTACCGCGTGGCACTGCAGAGCTACCCCCGGTAGAAGGGCAGGGGAGTGGGAAGCCCTGGACCCTAACATCAGCAGAAAGCACcacagctccctccctccctccctcagcaGGCACGCACGACCTGCAGACATGAGCAGCCCAGGGCTCTGTGCTCAGGCTCACAGGCATTAGATTCTCCTTATTTGAAGAGGGTCAGCTGGACCTCGTGACCTGTGTAAATAACAAGGCTTTGGAAAGAAGCTCAAGAGGCACATTATGTTCTTCATTTCAGATCCATAGTTCTGaatggagggaaaagaaataaaacttagaAATCAAAACTCACTTTGCTCTTAAGAGTCTCAAAGTCCCCTGAAAAGGAAAGACACAAGTGACCAACGCAGCAAGTCCCACCAAGTTATTTAACTGGTACTGTGGTAGTTAATAGAATTATTTATTCCCAACTCATAAACCCACATGCTGCCTCTTTCCTCTTGCCAATTAACAGTATTACTTAGCACTAATagactgctttcattttcaaggGGCTTAAGAAGACAAATTAATCACCTCAACATGTCTGAAAGGAACAGATGGCAATGGAGTATTAACATTGCAATTTCACAGTCGGAGCAGCTCTCCAGGGAGGAGGCTATAGCAGTGTCCGGGGGGCACCTGGTCCCGCTCCCTGTTTGCAGTCAAGGTTCCTGGGTCTTACCCCTGCACCAAGATTCTGCTTTATCCCAATCTCACCACACATTACTTTTCCTAAGCAAAGCTGtacatttttcttattccatCTTTAACAGAGAGTAACATCCTTCTGAGGTAAGAAGGCTTCTTACCTCAGCATGTCTCCAGACAGGTCATTACTGCTTTGGATTTAAAAGACTAAATGTCTATCCACTAATGCAATTAGTCCAGCTTGCCGTTATTTCTTACTGGCCATAAACAGAGAAGTGATCAGGAAGAAACACATTCCCTTGTCCATACAGTGgtgatgcttttttcccctgaaacaTCTTTGGTTACAGTTGGGTACAGAACAGCTGAATGTGTTTTCCACCCTAGTCACCCCTGTCCTAGAAGACCATGTTGCTCCGTGCAGCCTTTTGGCTCAGTTGTACAACACATCATTTCTTAAGCTGCATCTGGGAAGAAGATAAGCTTGCTCTAGAGCAGGCGTTCCTACAGCAAAATTTGCATATGAAGGGTGAAATCTGTGGCCATCCATAGCAGACCCAGCTCAGGATCCAGGCTGTAGCAACtaaaaggtctcttccagcagCATGAAGCCAAGGGCAAGTGATCTGCAAACACTGCAGACTGAACCGGGGGTGAGAGCGCCTACAGCACCCCTGTTGTGGGGCTGCCAGCTTTGGAGAGCCCCTCAGCTGCACACCCCAcccctgctgctgtctccttATCGCCCTGGGACTGCAGGAATCACTGGGAAGTTTGTTATGGGGACACCCATGTTTCTGAACCTGGAATGAACGTTGTTAGGTGCCCTCCCATCTGCTTAATGCAGCCACTAAGCTGCCACAAACACAACTCCAGAAAGCCATTTCTCAGAACATattgacattttcagaagaagatcaaacaaataaatacaatgaTTTTAAAACTAACTGATACGACACTGACCAAGCaacttttcagtttgttttttttttaaagaattgtcCTATCTATGGAAGGCTTTTATTTACAACATTGAGATAATCTCCTCTATCTCAGTATTTAACCCTGCAGTCAGAGAATATCTCAAAGTAAAACTGTGCAATCATAATAAAGTCAGTCAATGTCGAATGTCTGACAGGTTTTGGcctcttctccccccaccttttttttagGCATCCATCATATAAGTGAAACAAGTTATTTTATCCATGTAGCTAATATTCACatgatggttttttttgtcccaGATCTCCATTAATATACCTTGTATTTTAATCCTTTCCAAAAGCATAGCAAATCCTCAAACACAAACACTATTTGCATCATCATCAGCAACTCCAATGAGTATCCTGAAGACTTACAATGCCTGTAATGAGTGAGCATCTGTTTTCTCTATTAGTAAATCATTGGTGCCCTTTCTCCTtgcttgtaatttatttttctcaccCAGGAATGATAATCAGTGTTCAGTACTGTAACAGCAAATCCATACCAATGCATAAGCCATAGGCAATTCACATCAGAGCAGTATGAAATCTAAGAGTTGTTCCAGCTTTTCTAGTATACAACAGCCAAAGCACCCAACAGACTTTGCCATATTGTTCCAGTCCCTTCTGCAAACTCTCTCTTTCTGACCAGTTAGATGCTGATCCTGTTTTATCACCTTCCTAGAGTTGGGGGCTTTATTTTGGAGGGGTGCTTGGGATGgcaggggtgggaaggagaatcCACATTTTTCCACATCAAATAGCTTAAAAGCATGAATTGTGATGGTCATAGGAGCAAGGTACACTTGCTATTTTAAAGCTTTAGTTTGACTGTTCAAATCTTTAATTCTCCTGCACAACCAAGGACAAGCTAACAGACAACACAAGCTTTTAGGCCATTACACTGCTCAGCATTCATGAAgtgtaatattaaaaaaaggaagaaatcaatGCTTGGTACTGCTTATGACACTCTGGACCATAAAATAAGCCCCTGTAGAAACTGTTTAGCTAAATGCTAAATAACATCAGAAGTGACTTTTTTCAGTTACTTCTTTACTTCCAGTAAAGCTTTAATAAAAGGAACTTTAACATCTAGGCTCATTATCAAAACTTGGATGCTAACAACTATAGAGGCATCCCACATAAGGCACCATATTCCAGTGGTTTCAGACTTGGTTTGCATAAAACTCGTTTTGAATTCAGACTTTGTTGAGGCCAAAGTCCCAAGGCCTGAATGAAGCCTCCTGAACTCAAAGTGAGTTTCACAGGAGCCATCTCTGTTTAATTCCACTTTGTCCAGGAATGAACATTTGATCTTGAACTACTCTACAGTATTAAATCATGCATCACAGCACATTCCAGCTAGCAGGTCCTACATTCAAGGATTTTCTAGGTGAAATTTTAAAGCTGTCCTAGGCACCAGGGCCTCCTGTTCATACACAAAGTTCAGCTGAACATTATGTAGACAGCCTGCTAACTTACTGGAATCAAAAACAGCCTGACAAAAGCACACACATTTCAAGAAAGAATGGGTAATTCCACAGTGGTAAGTTCTCTGACACTGCAAGTTTTCCTTTGAGACAGACATGAGTAATGTTCCTCTCTCGGCATCAAAAAACATTCCTAGTTTCCTGAAGAATCTTAGACATTTACCAAAGGCCACATGACACTGGAAATAATAGCCTCGACTTTCTTGACAAACTGTTAACTTCAAACAGGTCCTGCACTACAGCTGCATTACAGTATCATAAAAGGTTTCTCACTGGGAAATTGTTTGCAAAGTtggttttgggaaaaaataaatctttgtaaGCTGCCCATATGGCCAAGGTACGGGGAACAAATAATCTTAGAGCTGTACCTTGGTGGAGAAACAGGGTGTCAGTTTCAGCAGATGGTTGACGTCAGGCCAGACAGGGAACACAAGATGAGCAAAGGTTACATGCAAACTGTCACCTGTTGTTTAGGCAACGACAAAACAACCACTGTTCAGGACAGACACACATAAAAAGAACTCActggaaattacttttaatacaGGCAAACCAAAACTGCTTATGATTTGTAGGTTATGATAGTGTGACAGACTAATCtgaacagcttttgtttcatgTCTCTAAAACAAGCATTCAAGAAGTAATTCACATTACACGAGTCATCTTTGGTAATACTGTACATTTGTGTCAAATCACTTGGCAAACATCAGTTCTTAGTGTAATTCATCATAACTACAAACTAATTTAAAGTTGCCGGAGCATCCTCCAACTGTACATCAGCTTGCAAAGGGAAGAGCTCAGACTAGCAATACTGAAATTACTTCATAGAGTTATGTAGTAAAAGTTACAATTCTTCATCATAAAGCATTACACTAGTTTGCCATTTTGTCTACAGTTAAAGTGGGCTTATCCTCAGCATTATTATAAATTAACAGCAAAGTAGCTCCTGAAACAAATTGAGGGAGTAGGATTGAAAGCTAAGAATTTTGATGAAAGCATAATTTTCTAACTTCGTTTTCTAACTCTAAATCATTAAAGTACAGAAAAGAgtcatcattattttaaaaagatgcatCATTTAGAAAAGAAGTGTCATTCcttacaaaattatttaaaattaacgtaaaagaataaaacattgcTACAATAAATACAGTCAAGAGCATTCCGATGGCATGATGTAGGTACAACTGTATGTCCTCTGTTCCATGGCCCAACCGTGGGTTTTAACTTGCTTTGATGTGTATTTGATGGTCACTGAACTTTTCTCACTCATCCTGATGTGGGTTGTCCGTACATACTGTGTGAACACTTGACTCAGCatttatttacagtttaaaagcagcacagctgtcCCACATCCTACAGATGTGTTCACTCCACTGTGGTACTGGAACGAGCACAACAGCTCGGGTATCTCAGGGAATGTATCATTGTTctgaattgcctttttttccccgtTTTATCAGAAGGTGGCTCCTCATTGCTTTTCCCAGCCAGCTGTGCAGGCTCTGTTTGGAATTGTTCTATTTGAATCTCGAGATGTTTTTGAATGGCTAGCCCAAGGACTTCGGGATCCACAGATGCCCCGTACACTTCCCACGTCATTCCTTCATCATCCCATCTCACTTCACGTACTGGAGATTTGGGGGCCCCCATGTCTTGCTCTAGGTTCACCTCTGGGAACACATGTGGGTGgccttctgctgcagctgctgggcttgTTGCCACAGATTTGCATTCCATGATTGGAAGAGTTTGTACTTCGGCATCTCTACACTCGAGAGCTGTTTTCAGTCCTTTGGTTAAATCATTCATGGAGGTCATAGTCCACATATCCTTAGTTGTCATTACCATGTTTACACCTTGCTGGCTACTAggggcagcacaggcagcattTGTTTCTGGAGGAGCTTTTTCCTGCTGAGTACAGTGTTGAGCATGTTGCAGTTGTTCTCCAGGAATGCTACAGCACTTCAGGACTCTCTTGGCATCCAGGCCTGATTCACTTACTGAAGACACCAGCTTAGGGTATGTCAGAATGTCTGAAgtagaaaaggaatgaaaatagcCAGGTGCTGCCTGCTCTTTTCCTGACTCACTAACTGAGCATACCAACTGCGGAACAAGTTGTATAGATGGTATAGGCAAAGAATGGCAATAGGCAGGGATGGTGGCATCCACCTTCATGCAAGGGTCCTGCCTTATATTACAGGGCCCTGCAGAATTGTTATGAATTGTCATCTCCATGGGGGAGTATGCAGCGTTTGGAATATTACTGTAAATCAGACCACCATGAATAATCCCAGTGGCTTGATTGAACATTGTCCTATTTGAGAAACCATTTCCAGGCATGTGGGGTCCTAGGACAGCAGTGTGAAATGTTCCAGGATCTGTGTAAACAGTAGTGTTACGTGGCATACCACTGCTGTCAAAACTATTTGTGGGTACTTGCTGGTCTCTAGGTAGAACGGGAGTCACAAGGTTTGGATAGCGAGgtgcattttcatttgtttctgatCCATATCTCTGTGTTTGGAAAGACATCCTAGCCACTGGTGGACTATGCCTGCAGCTAGAAGAGCTTAGGCTGGAGTAAGTAGCACTGGTTTCTATGTGAGTGACACTAGTCTGGTGTTTGCAACTGCAGGTTAGGTCTGAGTGGCTTCTCTGAAGGGCGGTTCCTGGTTCTTCCATTTTACACATGCTCTCCTGATGGACAATGCAGGCTGAGGAAATATTCTCAACAGTGCTGCTCTTCACACACATTTTAGTGTCCCCCGCTTCCCAGGATGCTGGGGACTGTTCAGTGATAAGAAAATGATTTGTAGTCTTAGTTCTGCTCTGTGAATTATCATTGGCTAACCGGTCGCTTCTGGTTTGGACCGCTGATCCAAGTCCCATCATCTGAGGCTGTGAGGACCATCCAGGACTCTGCACACTCCTCACATCACTCTTGTTTCCCAGGGTATGGCAGATGGTGCTACTATGGCTTTTCTTCAGCTCCTGTTTGTTGCTTTGTCTTTCCTCTAAACTTGATTGCCCAGTACAGGCCAGACTAGAGTAGCTTTTTGACAGCGGGTGACTGTTGACATTCAAGAGACCGCGACAAGTAGAACTCAGTGAGTCCTGGTAGGAATGAGTGTGGAGCTGGTGGCTGTCAGCTGACATGGCAAAGGAGAGAGATCTGCAAGAAAtggtggagaagaaaagaagcaatttaagtaaaaaaataaatgcactggAAACTGTAATCTTATTGACCTTCTGTCTGGGCTTCTTGTTTTCACAGTTCACAAGTACTTCTAAAAAAGCACTATACTCAAGTCTCTGTGTACTCAGACCAGccagtttccattttcagtttccACAAAGGGTTTTTCCTTGAATTAGATTCAGAATTATTGAAATTATTGGGTTTTTGTCGtttcataaaacacaaaatTGTTAACATTTATGTTAGCACTTCCACATCTTAGAGAAGTTGTAATTGAAGATTTTAAATCTAACCAGATTTAGTGATCCATTTTTGATTTTGAAGATCAAATCAGATCTTCAAATCAGATCTTCCATTGTTTGACTACGCACATTCCCTTGGTGTCACAGAGGTGCAACATTTGTATAACTAGGTTATTTTAATATGCtcatatatctatatctatcaACACACATACAAATAACTCTTTCCTAAAAGAACCTGTTCTgttgaacagaaaaatatagaGCATTTATTCATTGCTTCCAGGTCAAGTACTACTGGATATTTTGTTGTGCAGTATAGTGGAAGACACAATTCTTCATTTTAGAGAGCTTTCCCTCAGGTGTGCTCCACACACTCTCCCTCCCTAGCAGGACTCCTAGAGAAACCTTCACAATTTCTTGTGAACTGgatcactaaaataaaaatgaatgtgtgGAACCGGAAAGGTATGTACACGTGGTGGACAAAAGCACTCTGTAAATATAACAGGAACGTTCACTCATAACACCAAGAGACCAGTGACTGCAAGGGCTCACATCCAAACCTATCGGTGAGAAGCTTTTAACATGTGATACTTTTAATATGATGTTTACAGGCTCAAAGAGTCATCTACCCACATAACTGATAAAGAGCATGCCTTCTACTCCATCCACAAACCAAGCAGCTCTACTGCTGATCCATACAGTTATCAACGCTTATGCTTGTAATTCCATTTTTGTTGCTAACTTTGGCAAGCCAATAGTTCAGGTTGCAATTTTCCCATCTCCTAAAATCCACTTGTGTCGACTGTTTTCCATAATGAAACTAAATTGCGCAagacaagattaaaaaataacaatatttgCCATTACTTCTCTGAGAAGCTTCTCATTGTGGGCTGTGTACTAGGGACTTGGTATTGGCAGAAATATCCTCTAGCATTAGGGTTTGCTCAAATTTGGACTGTATGCAGAAAAAGGCAGTTTCCCCTCTTTCATATGTGCTGGTTCAATCAGAAGTTAAACTCATTACAGACTCCACCCTCACCAAGCCTGCTCTGTATACCGCGCAGCCTCTCTGGCCCATAGGACTCCACTGTGGTGGCACCTAAGGACAACTCAAAAGTATCTTCCAGGAATGGCATTTCAGATTCGTGAGTGAGAGGCACTGCTGAGTGCAGCTGCAGTCAAAAGCAACCACTTTTTGCCAtatatttctgcatgtttttcaaAAGCCCTTATAAAATCTCACTCAACACTTTGAAGAGAAGCAAGAACTGGGAAAGTGacagttttaaaacacttcACTCATCTCCTCCAGCATGTTATCTATCCTGCAGCCACTTACACATATGGGTATAGTCTGCCACATAGGAGTCAGTAGGATTAAACACCAGAGCATAGCTGTCTGGAAGGTGAAGATCTTACATTTAATCTCTTTAGAAGATAATACCTGCAAAGGCTCTCACAGATTGGGATGAAACAACATTTACTAATGGAAATCCTCAGTCACAAATATTGAGTCTCAGGTGAAAGGAAGCTTCAAACAGATGATATAAGGCTGTGAAAATTTTGAAGAGCTCTCTCACAAAGTTTACAAGGTTCAAATAGGCGTGTATACAGAGATACCAAGGCctctatttgccttttttacGTAGCATTGCTGCAAAAACCTCTGTAACTGTAAGAAGTGGTGCAATTTGAGATTGATCCATCACCTGAATGTGAAGAAGCATATTCAGATGAATGAAACAGTCCAAATATGTTGACataactgaaaataacattCAGCGTGATGTTTGCAATGAAACCTTTGAAGAGAATTCTGCCCCACGCACATAGAATCCAACTGCAGCTGAAACCAAGACCAAACATGGGCCAATGCTACATGTATGTTACACatgtacaaatacatatataacaTTATAACTAGCAACTATCAACAGCATTTTAACATCTTTACTCAGATCGACCAGTGTTCCATGCTAGCACAATTGTAACAATTATCCTGTGACTTTGGACCTTAAAACCAATGGGAACAATTACCAGCTAAGTAAAACAGCATCTCACCTGACACTTTAGGACacaggggggggggggggggggggagtaaaaaaaccaacaaagccCTATTCAAACAAGATGATTCAGCTTCCTTTAGAATAATGCACTTTCCTATCATGTTGAAATCCAAAGTTACATTTTCCCAGGCACCTGGAACACTTCCCCATGTACAGACCACCtattgctttccctttccattcCCTGCTCCTTTTCGCCACTCTGGAAAGACCTATGAGCTCTTTCACCACCAGCACATTTGCCCACCTGGCAGAGGCAGGACCCTGAAATGGACTTGCACACGTGGAGCTCTGCATGGAGAGGGACAGCT
This region includes:
- the GPRIN2 gene encoding G protein-regulated inducer of neurite outgrowth 2 codes for the protein MSADSHQLHTHSYQDSLSSTCRGLLNVNSHPLSKSYSSLACTGQSSLEERQSNKQELKKSHSSTICHTLGNKSDVRSVQSPGWSSQPQMMGLGSAVQTRSDRLANDNSQSRTKTTNHFLITEQSPASWEAGDTKMCVKSSTVENISSACIVHQESMCKMEEPGTALQRSHSDLTCSCKHQTSVTHIETSATYSSLSSSSCRHSPPVARMSFQTQRYGSETNENAPRYPNLVTPVLPRDQQVPTNSFDSSGMPRNTTVYTDPGTFHTAVLGPHMPGNGFSNRTMFNQATGIIHGGLIYSNIPNAAYSPMEMTIHNNSAGPCNIRQDPCMKVDATIPAYCHSLPIPSIQLVPQLVCSVSESGKEQAAPGYFHSFSTSDILTYPKLVSSVSESGLDAKRVLKCCSIPGEQLQHAQHCTQQEKAPPETNAACAAPSSQQGVNMVMTTKDMWTMTSMNDLTKGLKTALECRDAEVQTLPIMECKSVATSPAAAAEGHPHVFPEVNLEQDMGAPKSPVREVRWDDEGMTWEVYGASVDPEVLGLAIQKHLEIQIEQFQTEPAQLAGKSNEEPPSDKTGKKRQFRTMIHSLRYPSCCARSSTTVE